A single region of the Epinephelus moara isolate mb chromosome 14, YSFRI_EMoa_1.0, whole genome shotgun sequence genome encodes:
- the jkamp gene encoding JNK1/MAPK8-associated membrane protein — protein MAVAMSSTCPGMYCGRMMVNGTVEGECGVCPRGERANLQNVCERCLESPELYDWLYLGFMAMLPLVLHWFFIEWYSGKKSSSALLQHITAMLECSVSAVVTLLVTEPVGKLSIHSCRVQMLSDWYTMLYNPSPDYINTLHCTQEAVYPLYTIVLIYYAFCLVLMMLLRPLLVKKIACGLGKSDRFKSIYAALYFFPILTVLQAVGGGLLYYAFPYIILVLSLVTLAVYMSASEIQSFKNLVAKKKRLVVLFSHWLLHAYGIISISRLDKLEQDLPLLALVPGPALFYIATAKFTEPSRILSEGGNGH, from the exons GTTTGTCCTCGTGGAGAGCGGGCCAACCTCCAGAATGTGTGTGAACGCTGCCTTGAGTCCCCCGAGCTGTACGACTGGCTGTATCTGGGCTTCATGGCCATGTTACCCCTAGTGTTGCACTGGTTCTTCATCGAGTGGTACTCTGGAAAGAAGAG TTCCAGTGCTCTGCTGCAGCACATCACAGCCATGTTGGAGTgcagtgtttcagctgtggtcaCCCTGCTGGTCACAGAGCCAGTAGGAAAGCTCAGTATCCATTCCTGTCGGGTCCAGATGCTGTCAGACTGGTACACCATGCTGTACAACCCCAGTCCAGACTACATCAACACATTACACTGCACCCAGGAGGCCGTCTACCCACT ctaTACCATTGTGTTGATTTACTATGCATTCTGCTTGGTGCTGATGATGCTGCTGCGTCCTCTGCTGGTGAAGAAGATAGCATGTGGTCTGGGCAAATCTGATCGCTTCAAGAGCATCTATGCTGCTCTGTACTTCTTCCCCATCCTCACTGTGCTGCAGGCTGTGGGAGGAGGGCTGCTCT ATTATGCGTTCCCGTACATCATACTGGTCCTGTCTCTGGTAACACTGGCTGTTTACATGTCTGCCTCTGAGATACAG tcttttaagaaCCTGGTTGCCAAGAAGAAGCGTCTGGTAGTCCTGTTCAGCCACTGGCTGCTCCACGCGTACGGCATCATCTCCATCTCCCGATTGGACAAGCTGGAGCAGGACCTGCCGCTGTTGGCCCTCGTGCCGGGCCCCGCCCTGTTCTACATAGCCACAGCCAAGTTCACTGAGCCCAGTCGCATCCTGTCTGAGGGTGGCAACGGACACTGA